The following proteins are co-located in the Vigna unguiculata cultivar IT97K-499-35 chromosome 9, ASM411807v1, whole genome shotgun sequence genome:
- the LOC114196112 gene encoding uncharacterized protein LOC114196112 codes for MVQTKTTNPSKPDAIHPLTPAQTREPSSLSASPPPPRRSRRLASLSDVSPAGRVSTASNRQAFLNLRSGKRVLKSDMTNDAEEQGNDANNEDDDVAVAVDVNVTTRETTSAVNVNVVADDSGVRVSTRSRKRKSDSAGSEHEEFLYLRSGKKTLRRTINFDPKEQVNNANDDDADNSNVDDDGDVAVAVDGDVTTPESRTENSGVNNAPARVRERSRNSNARERRSGLRRNDHMERFHDIARENASRFAFFAPEEEDGDRSPPVPEAAHEEIEDWPGPFSTAMKIIRDRGMNLQNAQTSSQTNLCESIKWVPKAKKGDVGVLSVPSLQDMCFKILVKNVDAIASLESVPDALRHRLSQLLCDSRRINGHFLELLVRGTPTEIRLRDCSWLTEEQFTECFRTCNTENLLVLQLDQCGRCLPDFVIVATLARSPRNLDRLTTLSLRGACRLSDGGLRALVSSAPALRSINLSQCSLLTSASIYILAESLRYLLKELFLDDCHGIDAALIVPALIELEHLEVLSVAGIETVCDEFVKNYIVARGQNMKELVLKDCINLTDSSIKVIVEHCPGLRVLDLMNLNRLTDLSIGYLTNSCRVLHTLKLCRNPFSDEAIAAFVETTGGSLKELSLNNIKKVGYHTTLSLANHAKNLHSLDLSWCRNLTDNALGLIVDSCLALRLLKLFGCTQVTDAFLNGHSNLQIQIIGLKMSPVLEHVKVPDPHQGALNYSSVSSDLV; via the exons ATGGTTCAAACCAAAACCACAAACCCCTCTAAACCCGACGCCATCCACCCACTCACGCCGGCCCAAACCCGCGAACCTTCCTCCCTTTCCGCCTCTCCCCCTCCTCCCCGCCGCAGCCGCCGCCTCGCCTCTCTCTCCGACGTCTCCCCTGCCGGTAGGGTTTCCACCGCCTCCAACCGCCAGGCCTTTCTCAACTTAAGATCGGGAAAGAGGGTTCTCAAGAGCGATATGACAAACGACGCAGAGGAACAAGGTAATGACGCAAacaatgaagatgatgacgttgCAGTGGCGGTTGATGTCAATGTCACCACCAGAGAAACTACCTCAGCCGTCAATGTCAATGTTGTAGCAGATGATTCCGGTGTTAGGGTTTCCACCCGGAGCCGGAAGCGCAAGAGTGACTCAGCCGGTTCCGAACACGAGGAGTTTCTCTACTTAAGGTCGGGAAAGAAGACTTTAAGGAGAACAATCAATTTCGATCCCAAAGAACAAGTTAATAACGCAAATGACGATGATGCTGATAATAGTAATGTTGATGACGATGGTGACGTGGCAGTGGCGGTTGATGGTGACGTGACAACGCCGGAATCCAGAACGGAGAACTCCGGTGTGAATAATGCACCTGCGCGAGTTCGAGAACGTTCTAGAAACTCAAATGCAAGAGAGCGCCGTTCCGGTTTGAGGAGGAATGATCATATGGAGCGCTTCCACGACATTGCGCGGGAAAATGCGTCACGGTTTGCTTTCTTCGCACCGGAAGAGGAAGATGGTGACCGGTCGCCGCCGGTTCCCGAAGCGGCGCATGAGGAAATTGAGGACTGGCCTGGTCCTTTCTCTACGGCTATGAAAATCATCAGAGACCGAGGGATGAATCTTCAGAACGCTCAAACAAGTTCGCAGACGAACTTGTGTGAGTCTATTAAGTGGGTTCCCAAGGCGAAGAAGGGGGATGTGGGCGTTTTATCGGTTCCTTCGTTGCAAGACATGTGCTTTAAGATTCTTGTGAAGAATGTTGACGCGATTGCATCGCTCGAGAGTGTGCCTGATGCACTGAGACACCGGCTTAGCCAGTTGCTCTGTGACTCGAGGAGAATTAATGGTCACTTTCTAGAGCTTCTTGTGCGTGGAACTCCCACGGAGATTCGGTTAAGGGACTGCTCGTGGTTGACCGAGGAACAGTTTACCGAGTGTTTTCGAACGTGTAACACGGAGAATTTGTTG GTACTGCAACTTGACCAGTGTGGGAGATGTTTGCCTGATTTTGTAATAGTTGCTACTTTGGCACGGTCACCTAGGAATTTGGATAGGTTGACTACTCTATCACTCCGTGGTGCATGCCGACTTTCAGATGGAGGTTTGCGTGCGCTGGTTTCTTCAGCTCCTGCACTTAGATCGATAAATCTAAGCCAGTGCTCCCTTCTCACATCTGctagtatatatattttggcTGAATCTTTAAGATATCTTCTGAAAGAGTTGTTCCTTGATGATTGCCATGGCATTGATGCTGCACTAATTGTGCCAGCACTGATTGAGCTTGAACATTTAGAAGTGTTGTCAGTAGCTGGTATTGAAACTGTTTGTGATGAATTTGTGAAGAATTACATTGTTGCACGTGGCCAAAACATGAAAGAGCTCGTTTTGAAGGACTGTAT AAACTTGACCGATTCATCAATCAAAGTTATTGTTGAGCATTGTCCGGGATTGCGGGTACTTGATCTTATGAACCTGAACAGATTAACAGATTTATCCATTGGATATCTTACCAATAGTTGCCGCGTACTTCATACCCTGAAGCTTTGCCGAAATCCATTCAg TGATGAAGCAATTGCTGCATTTGTGGAAACCACCGGAGGGTCCCTGAAGGAACTGTCACTTAATAACATCAAGAAG GTTGGTTACCACACAACCTTATCACTTGCAAACCATGCTAAAAATTTGCACTCTCTAGATTTATCTTGGTGCAGAAATTTGACAGATAATGCATTGGGTTTGATTGTGGATAGCTGCTTGGCGCTGAGGTTACTCAAACTTTTTGGATGCACTCAG GTTACAGATGCATTTCTTAATGGTCACTCAAACCTACAGATACAgataattggtttaaaaatgtCTCCTGTTTTAGAACATGTCAAAGTTCCAGATCCTCATCAGGGTGCTTTGAATTATTCATCAGTCTCTTCGGATTTGGTATAA
- the LOC114164366 gene encoding uncharacterized protein LOC114164366 isoform X2, giving the protein MSPMSTIPIHRPEFGTLFFNGSPSPYKCLRVNSSWTMAMDSKFSPTKKNSINNDYSMKKKEELSRQLSTPPISKVETLNSNDLQFDRLQPSDQELGRVNRVEFGQFVAREAVLDEEYWTAAWLRAESHWENRSYERYVDNYKRKFAEQEFHALKRRCKVQNGDSCACIITVRKEQKNAKHSILKSVVGTLDLNIRYLLQGETYPGERVKAPLFCCINRTPPSRYGYIANLCVIKSARRQGIASNMLSFAIGAAKSNGVTQVYVHVDKKNRPAQILYQKMGFEMVEMANSQLVEETYLLRLQT; this is encoded by the exons ATGTCTCCCATGTCAACTATCCCAATTCATAGACCTGAATTTGGGACCTTATTCTTCAATGGGTCTCCAAGCCCTTATAAATGCTTGAGAGTTAACTCCTCATGGACCAT GGCCATGGATTCAAAATTTTCTCCCACAAAGAAGAATAGTATTAATAATGATTATAGTatgaagaagaaggaagaactCTCTAGGCAGCTTTCAACTCCACCCATTTCCAAAGTGGAAACTTTAAACTCCAACGATCTCCAATTTGATCGGTTGCAGCCATCGGATCAAGAATTGGGTCGTGTAAATAGGGTTGAGTTTGGGCAATTTGTTGCACGAGAAGCTGTGCTTGATGAAGAGTATTGG ACAGCAGCATGGTTGAGAGCAGAAAGTCACTGGGAGAATCGATCATATGAAAG ATATGTTGATAACTACAAAAGGAAATTTGCTGAGCAG GAATTTCATGCATTAAAGAGACGGTGCAAGGTGCAAAACGGTGATAGCTGCGCATGCATCATCACG GTGAGGAAGGAGCAGAAGAATGCAAAACACTCGATATTAAAAAGTGTTGTAGGAACCCTTGATTTGAACATCCGATATTTGCTTCAAGGGGAGACTTATCCTGGG GAACGGGTAAAGGCTCCCCTGTTTTGCTGCATCAACAGAACACCACCAAGCAGATATGGTTACATTGCAAACTTGTGCGTTATCAAATCAGCTAGGCGCCAGGGAATTGCAAGTAACATGTTGTCTTTTGCTATTGGAGCTGCAAAATCTAATG GAGTGACACAGGTGTATGTGCATGTGGACAAAAAGAATAGGCCTGCACAAATATTGTACCAAAAGATGGGTTTTGAG ATGGTTGAAATGGCAAATTCCCAGTTGGTGGAAGAAACATACTTACTGCGATTACAGACATAA
- the LOC114164366 gene encoding uncharacterized protein LOC114164366 isoform X1 — protein sequence MSPMSTIPIHRPEFGTLFFNGSPSPYKCLRVNSSWTMAMDSKFSPTKKNSINNDYSMKKKEELSRQLSTPPISKVETLNSNDLQFDRLQPSDQELGRVNRVEFGQFVAREAVLDEEYWTAAWLRAESHWENRSYERYVDNYKRKFAEQEFHALKRRCKVQNGDSCACIITVRKEQKNAKHSILKSVVGTLDLNIRYLLQGETYPGERVKAPLFCCINRTPPSRYGYIANLCVIKSARRQGIASNMLSFAIGAAKSNAGVTQVYVHVDKKNRPAQILYQKMGFEMVEMANSQLVEETYLLRLQT from the exons ATGTCTCCCATGTCAACTATCCCAATTCATAGACCTGAATTTGGGACCTTATTCTTCAATGGGTCTCCAAGCCCTTATAAATGCTTGAGAGTTAACTCCTCATGGACCAT GGCCATGGATTCAAAATTTTCTCCCACAAAGAAGAATAGTATTAATAATGATTATAGTatgaagaagaaggaagaactCTCTAGGCAGCTTTCAACTCCACCCATTTCCAAAGTGGAAACTTTAAACTCCAACGATCTCCAATTTGATCGGTTGCAGCCATCGGATCAAGAATTGGGTCGTGTAAATAGGGTTGAGTTTGGGCAATTTGTTGCACGAGAAGCTGTGCTTGATGAAGAGTATTGG ACAGCAGCATGGTTGAGAGCAGAAAGTCACTGGGAGAATCGATCATATGAAAG ATATGTTGATAACTACAAAAGGAAATTTGCTGAGCAG GAATTTCATGCATTAAAGAGACGGTGCAAGGTGCAAAACGGTGATAGCTGCGCATGCATCATCACG GTGAGGAAGGAGCAGAAGAATGCAAAACACTCGATATTAAAAAGTGTTGTAGGAACCCTTGATTTGAACATCCGATATTTGCTTCAAGGGGAGACTTATCCTGGG GAACGGGTAAAGGCTCCCCTGTTTTGCTGCATCAACAGAACACCACCAAGCAGATATGGTTACATTGCAAACTTGTGCGTTATCAAATCAGCTAGGCGCCAGGGAATTGCAAGTAACATGTTGTCTTTTGCTATTGGAGCTGCAAAATCTAATG CAGGAGTGACACAGGTGTATGTGCATGTGGACAAAAAGAATAGGCCTGCACAAATATTGTACCAAAAGATGGGTTTTGAG ATGGTTGAAATGGCAAATTCCCAGTTGGTGGAAGAAACATACTTACTGCGATTACAGACATAA
- the LOC114164366 gene encoding uncharacterized protein LOC114164366 isoform X4, giving the protein MSPMSTIPIHRPEFGTLFFNGSPSPYKCLRVNSSWTMAMDSKFSPTKKNSINNDYSMKKKEELSRQLSTPPISKVETLNSNDLQFDRLQPSDQELGRVNRVEFGQFVAREAVLDEEYWTAAWLRAESHWENRSYERYVDNYKRKFAEQEFHALKRRCKVQNGDSCACIITVRKEQKNAKHSILKSVVGTLDLNIRYLLQGETYPGERVKAPLFCCINRTPPSRYGYIANLCVIKSARRQGIASNMLSFAIGAAKSNGVTQVYVHVDKKNRPAQILYQKMGFEDNLGERIFF; this is encoded by the exons ATGTCTCCCATGTCAACTATCCCAATTCATAGACCTGAATTTGGGACCTTATTCTTCAATGGGTCTCCAAGCCCTTATAAATGCTTGAGAGTTAACTCCTCATGGACCAT GGCCATGGATTCAAAATTTTCTCCCACAAAGAAGAATAGTATTAATAATGATTATAGTatgaagaagaaggaagaactCTCTAGGCAGCTTTCAACTCCACCCATTTCCAAAGTGGAAACTTTAAACTCCAACGATCTCCAATTTGATCGGTTGCAGCCATCGGATCAAGAATTGGGTCGTGTAAATAGGGTTGAGTTTGGGCAATTTGTTGCACGAGAAGCTGTGCTTGATGAAGAGTATTGG ACAGCAGCATGGTTGAGAGCAGAAAGTCACTGGGAGAATCGATCATATGAAAG ATATGTTGATAACTACAAAAGGAAATTTGCTGAGCAG GAATTTCATGCATTAAAGAGACGGTGCAAGGTGCAAAACGGTGATAGCTGCGCATGCATCATCACG GTGAGGAAGGAGCAGAAGAATGCAAAACACTCGATATTAAAAAGTGTTGTAGGAACCCTTGATTTGAACATCCGATATTTGCTTCAAGGGGAGACTTATCCTGGG GAACGGGTAAAGGCTCCCCTGTTTTGCTGCATCAACAGAACACCACCAAGCAGATATGGTTACATTGCAAACTTGTGCGTTATCAAATCAGCTAGGCGCCAGGGAATTGCAAGTAACATGTTGTCTTTTGCTATTGGAGCTGCAAAATCTAATG GAGTGACACAGGTGTATGTGCATGTGGACAAAAAGAATAGGCCTGCACAAATATTGTACCAAAAGATGGGTTTTGAG GACAACTTAGGAGAGAGGATATTCTTTTAA
- the LOC114164366 gene encoding uncharacterized protein LOC114164366 isoform X3 → MSPMSTIPIHRPEFGTLFFNGSPSPYKCLRVNSSWTMAMDSKFSPTKKNSINNDYSMKKKEELSRQLSTPPISKVETLNSNDLQFDRLQPSDQELGRVNRVEFGQFVAREAVLDEEYWTAAWLRAESHWENRSYERYVDNYKRKFAEQEFHALKRRCKVQNGDSCACIITVRKEQKNAKHSILKSVVGTLDLNIRYLLQGETYPGERVKAPLFCCINRTPPSRYGYIANLCVIKSARRQGIASNMLSFAIGAAKSNAGVTQVYVHVDKKNRPAQILYQKMGFEDNLGERIFF, encoded by the exons ATGTCTCCCATGTCAACTATCCCAATTCATAGACCTGAATTTGGGACCTTATTCTTCAATGGGTCTCCAAGCCCTTATAAATGCTTGAGAGTTAACTCCTCATGGACCAT GGCCATGGATTCAAAATTTTCTCCCACAAAGAAGAATAGTATTAATAATGATTATAGTatgaagaagaaggaagaactCTCTAGGCAGCTTTCAACTCCACCCATTTCCAAAGTGGAAACTTTAAACTCCAACGATCTCCAATTTGATCGGTTGCAGCCATCGGATCAAGAATTGGGTCGTGTAAATAGGGTTGAGTTTGGGCAATTTGTTGCACGAGAAGCTGTGCTTGATGAAGAGTATTGG ACAGCAGCATGGTTGAGAGCAGAAAGTCACTGGGAGAATCGATCATATGAAAG ATATGTTGATAACTACAAAAGGAAATTTGCTGAGCAG GAATTTCATGCATTAAAGAGACGGTGCAAGGTGCAAAACGGTGATAGCTGCGCATGCATCATCACG GTGAGGAAGGAGCAGAAGAATGCAAAACACTCGATATTAAAAAGTGTTGTAGGAACCCTTGATTTGAACATCCGATATTTGCTTCAAGGGGAGACTTATCCTGGG GAACGGGTAAAGGCTCCCCTGTTTTGCTGCATCAACAGAACACCACCAAGCAGATATGGTTACATTGCAAACTTGTGCGTTATCAAATCAGCTAGGCGCCAGGGAATTGCAAGTAACATGTTGTCTTTTGCTATTGGAGCTGCAAAATCTAATG CAGGAGTGACACAGGTGTATGTGCATGTGGACAAAAAGAATAGGCCTGCACAAATATTGTACCAAAAGATGGGTTTTGAG GACAACTTAGGAGAGAGGATATTCTTTTAA